CGCCTTGCGCCTGCACCGTCCCCCGGACGACGAAGACGTCGTGGACGGCGATGACGCCGGACACGAAGACACCGCACAGGGAGACACCCGATACGGCGAAGACACCGGACACGGCGAAGACACGGACGACCTTCCACGCCGGGTCCGGCAGGCCAGTCTCGCTCCGCAACTGCGCCGCTCGCGCCCGGGGGAACCGGCCCGGACGCCCACCCCGCGCGGCGACGAAGGACGCACGCCCGAGCTCGCACGGAACCGCATGGCCGCGTATCGGGAGGGCTGGGCCCGAGGCGGCGGAAGGCAACCCGGCCGCGGCGCCGCCCCGCATTCCGCACCGGGCAGCGAAAGCACTGAAGGAGACCACGCATGATCCAGGACCCGAGCATGAGGTCGGCCCAGCGGTCCGGCGAACTCGACTGGCTGCTGGACGACCTGGTGATGCGTGTGAGCGAGGTACGGCACGCGGTGGTGCTGTCCAACGACGGCCTCGCCGTCGGCGCCTCCACCGACCTCAGACGCGAGGACGCCGAGCACCTCGCCGCCGTCGCCTCCGGCTTCCACAGCCTCGCCAAGGGCGCGGGCCGCCATTTCGGCGCCGGCGGCGTGCGCCAGACCATGGTGGAGATGGACGAGGGCTTCCTGTTCGTGGCCGCCGCAGGCGACGGCTCCTGCCTGGCCGTGCTCACCGCCGTGACCGCCGACATCGGTCTGGTCGCGTACGAGATGGCACGGTTGGTCAAGCGCGTCGGCGAGCACCTCTACACGCCCCCGCGCCTCGCCGCGCGGCCGCCCGTCGTCGGATGAGGCGAGAGTCCGCGCCGATGACCGAGGACATGACCGGCGCCCCGCACGAACCGGGCAGCCAGTGGTTCGACACCGAGGCCGGCCCGCTCGTCCGCCCGTACGCCATGACGGGCGGACGGACGACACCCGGTCCTACGGGGGTGCGCTTCGACCTGATCGCCCTGGTCACCCTGGATCCGGGCGCGCCCGCCACGGAAGGCATGGCGATCGGGCCGGAGCACCGTACCCTCCTCGGTCTCTGCCGCGAGGAGACCCAGTCGGTCGCGGAACTCGCGGCCGGAGCCGACCTGCCCGTGGGCGTGGTCCGGGTGCTCCTCGGCGATCTGCTGGAACTGGGCTGCGTCACCGTCAGCCGCCCGGTCCCGCCCGCGCAGCTGCCCGACGAACGGATCCTGCGCGAGGTGATCGCAGGGCTGCGCGCCCTGTAGGCGACGAACAAGGCCGACGCCCCCGAACTCGAACCCGAACCCGATGCCGATCCCGATCCCGAGAGAAGTGATCCATGGTCTCCGAGCACTCCGACGCCGCCGACGGCGAGTCGGCCCCCATGGCGTTGAAGATTCTGGTCGCCGGCGGCTTCGGCGTGGGCAAGACCACGATGGTGGGGGCGGTCAGCGAGATCAAACCGCTGCGCACCGAGGAACTGCTCAGCCAGGCAGGGCAGTCGGTGGACGACACCGACGGCGTGGACCAGAAGGTCACGACCACCGTCGCGATGGACTTCGGCCGGATCACCATCCGTTCCGGTCTCTCCCTCTATCTGTTCGGCACTCCGGGGCAGGACCGCTTCTGGTTCCTGTGGGACGAACTGTCCCAGGGCGCACTGGGCGCGGTGGTTCTGGCCGACACCCGACGGCTCGAGGACTGCTTCCCCGCGGTCGACTACTTCGAGCACCGGCACATTCCGTTCGTGGTGGCCGTCAACTGCTTCACGGGCACACGGACATACGGCGCCCGGGACGTGTCGCGCGCGCTCGACCTCGACCCCGGCACCCCGGTCGTCCTGTGCGACGCCCGCGACCGTGACTCGGGGAAGGAGGTGCTGATCCGGCTGGTCGAGTACGCCGGGCGGATGCACACCGCCCGGTTGCTCGACTCGGTCAGCTGAGCTCACCGTCGGCCGCGGCGTCAGCTCGCGATGTCCTGCGGCGCCACGAGCCGTGGGAATCCCGCCGGGTCACGCGGTGGAGGAAGCCGACTTCCGCGCCATGCCGCCGTGCTCCTTGCTCCGGCGGCCGTCCCTGGGCAAGGGTGATGTGCGGTCCTCCGGTGAGCCAGGGGGCGCACGGGGACGGCTGACGGGGAACGTCACACGGGGGAGCGGGACATGACGGGCAACCAGGGAACGGGCCGGCTGCTGGACGATCTGGCCGAGCGTGTCGACCACGTACGACACGCACTCGTCCTGTCCGACGACGGGCTGGTGGCGGCCGCGAGCACCGGAATGCGCCGGGAGGACGCCGAACACCTCGCCGCCGTCGCGTCCGGCCTCCACAGCCTGGCCAAGGGCTCGGGACGTCACTTCGGGGCGGGCCGGGTGCGTCAGACGATGATCGAGTTCGACGACGCGGTGCTGTTCGTCACCGCGGCCGGTGCGGGCAGCTGTCTGTGCGTGCTCAGCGGGGTGGACGCCGACATGGGACGGATCGCCTACGAGATGACCCTGCTCGTGGACCGGGTCGGCGAACACCTCACCGTGGACTCCCGGCACCCTGACCGCCCCCCACTGTCAGACCTCTGACCTGCAGTTCCATCCTCCCCTCCGGAGTTATCCACAGGCCGCCACGAGATCGGCGTCCGCGGGTACGGTTTTTTCCGGGGCCACCGCCGAGGGCGCGGGCCTGCTTCACTCCACTCACTCCACGGGGGAGATCGGCCATGTCCGGAAACACCGTCACACGCCTGTACGCCACATCCGTCGCGCCCGGTCGGGCGGCGCGGGAACTGAGCCTGAAACGCAGCGAGTTCGACCTCGGCGTACACCTCGGGCGGATCAGGACGACACCCGACGAAGGGGGAGGGGGCCCTCGGGTGGCCCGCGCCGAGATCGACCGCCTGCGCGCGGAACCCGGCTTCCCCGAGATTCTGCGCGGGCAGGTGCACGCCGTGGGCACCGGCGAGGGCGCGGCGATCCTGGAGGTGCCGCCCACCCGGTTCACCCGTCTCGCCCGGGTGGGACTGGTGGTGCCCGTCAAGTTCTACCTCAACCGGTACCGGGCCGTCGTATGGCTGTATCTCGCCGAAGAGCTGCGGCAGTTCGCGGCCGACCGGACGAACGCGTTCCTGCTCACGGGCCGGACGCCCGAGGTGTTGCGCAGCCAGCTGGCCGCAGGCGTCGACCTGCGGCCCCGAAACTGGCGGGGACGCCACCTGGGCTTCCTGCTCCGACAGACGGAAGATCCCTGGCAGCGTGCCGGAGTGCTGGCGGCCTTCCTCGGCCCGCCCCACGTCGCGGAGATCGTCGACGATCCCTACGAACGCGCGCACCTGAACAGGTTCCGGCCGGGACCGCCGGCGCACGGAGCCCCTGGCTCCCCCGCCGCCCAGCTCATCGAGAAGATCATGACCGCGCAGGACCGCGACGAGATCGACTGGCTGAGCTCCGACCTGGCGAACACCCTGGCCGAGGCCCGTGCCGGAAGGCCCGCGCCACGCCTCTTCCCGAAACCCGTCCGGCAGCGTCCGTCACCGCGGTACGGACGATCTGACGCACCGGAGGCGCAGGACGAGTCGTATGCGTACGACGAGCCGGACGCATACGACGGGCCGAGCCCGTCGACGCGTGGCCTGTTCGGCTGGCTGCGCCGCCGCAGCGGCTGACCTACGGCCTACAGCGCGCGGAAGAGACCCTCCTGGACGACGGACACCAGCAGTCGCCCGTCCAGGTCGTAGATACGGCCCCGGGCCAGCCCACGCCCGCCCGTGGCGATCGGCGACTCCTGGTCGTACAGGAACCACTCGTCCGCGCGGAACGGCCGGTGGAACCACATCGCGTGGTCCAGCGACGCCATGTCGAAGTTCCGAGGACCCCACAGCGGCTCCACCGGGAGGCGGACCGCGTCCAGAAGCGTCATGTCGCTGGCGTAGGTCAGCGCGCAGGTGTGGACGAGCGGATCGTCGCCGAGCGGCCCGACGGCACGCATCCACACCGCACTGCGCGGCTCGGCCCCCTTGACGTCGTCGGCGGTCCAGCGCAGCCGGTCCGCGTACCGGATGTCGAAGGGCTGACGACGTGCCATCCGCTCCAACTGCTCGGGCAGTGACCCCAGATGCGCCCGGACCTCCTCCGTCACGGTCGGCAGGGACTCCGGGTCCGGCACCTCACGCGCCGGCGGCAGCTGGTGCTCGAAGGGACCTTCCTCAGGCTGATGAAAGGAGGCGGTGAGATTGAAGATCGTCCGCCCTTGCTGCACGGCGGTGACCCGGCGGGTCGTGAACGACCGGCCGTCGCGCACCCGTTCCACCTGGTACACGATGGGAACGCCCGGCCGGCCCGGGCGCAGGAAGTACGCGTGCAGCGAGTGCACGGGCCTCTCGCCCTCGGTGGTCCGGCCGGCCGCGACCAGCGCCTGGCCGGCCACCTGGCCGCCGAAGACCCGCTGGAGGGACTCGTGCGGGCTGCGGCCCCGGAAGATGTTGACCTCGATCTGCTCCAGGTCGAGCAGGTCGACGAGTCTCTCGGCCGGATTCGTCATCGGTGCGCTTCTCCTGTGCCCTCTGCTGTGCCTGGTCCGGTTCCCGCGGCTGCGGCCGCTTCCGCTCTCACAACTGGCCGACGGACGTGACGCGGACGACCGCGCGGCCCTCGGCGTCGGAGGCCGTGAGATCGACCTCCGCGCTGATGCCCCAGTCGTGGTCGTCGTTCGGGTCGTCGAAGATCTGACGGACGCGCCACAGCGCGTTCTGCGGCTCTTCCTGGATGACGAGCAGTTTGGGGCCCCGCGCGTCGGGGCCGGTGCCGAGGTCGTCGTACTCGTCCCAGTACTTGTCCATCGCCTCGCCCCAGGCGTCGGCGTCCCAGCCGGCCTCCGCGTCCAGCTCGCCGAGTTCGGCGACGTGGTCGAGTGCGGCGAGCTCGACACGGCGGAACATCGCGTTGCGGACCAGGACCCGGAAGGCACGTGCGTTCGCCGTGACCGGCTTGACCTCGTCGGCCTTCTCCTGCGCCTCCTCGGCGGTCATCTCCTCCGGGTTGGCCAGCTGCTCCCACTCGTCCAGCAGGCTCGAGTCCACCTGGCGCACCATCTCGCCCAGCCACGCGATCAGATCCTGCAGGTCCTCGGACTTCAGATCGTCCGGGACGGTGTGGTCGAGTGCCTTGTAGGCGCCGGCCAGGTACCGCAGCACGATGCCCTCGGTGCGGGCCAGCTCGTAGTGCGAGACCAGCTCGGTGAACGACATCGCCCGCTCGTACATGTCACGGATGACGGACTTCGGCGACAGCGGATGGTCGCCCACCCACGGGTGGCTCTTGCGGTACGTGTCGTACGCGTGGAAGAGCAGCTCCTCCAGCGGTTTCGGGTACGAGACGTCCTGGAGGCGCTCCATGCGCTCCTCGTACTCGACGCCGTCCGCCTTCATCTCGGCCACCGCCTCGCCGCGCGCCTTGTTCTGCTGGGCGGCGAGGATCTGGCGCGGGTCGTCCAGCGTGGACTCCACGACGGAGACCATGTCGAGGGCGTAGGAGGGCGACTCGGGGTCCAGCAGCTCGAACGCGGCCAGCGCGAAGGTGGACAGCGGCTGGTTCAGTGCGAAGTCCTGCTGCAGATCCACGGTGAGGCGCACGACACGGCCGGAGGCGTCCGGCTCGTCGAGCTTCTCCACGATGCCGCCGTCCAGCAGCGACCGGTAGATCGCGATGGCGCGCCGGATGTGCCGCAGTTGCTGCCTGCGCGGCTCGTGGTTGTCCTCCAGCAGGTGCCGCATCGCCGCGAAGGCGTTCCCGGGGCGGGCGATCACGGACAGCAGCATCGTGTGCGTGACCCGGAAGCGGGACGTCAGCGGCTCCGGATCGGACTCGATGAGCTTGTCGAAGGTGTTCTCCGTCCAGCCCACGAATCCTTCCGGCGCCTTCTTGCGGACCACCTTGCGGCGCTTCTTCGGGTCGTCGCCGGCCTTGCTGAGGGCCTTCTCGTTCTCGATGACGTGCTCCGGCGCCTGTGCCACCACCAGCCCCGCCGTGTCGAACCCGGCGCGGCCGGCCCGGCCCGCGATCTGGTGGAACTCACGGGCCCGCAGCGTCCGCACCCGGTTGCCGTCGTACTTGGTCAGCGCGGTGAACAGCACCGTCCGGATGGGCACGTTGACGCCGACGCCGAGCGTGTCCGTACCGCAGATGACCTTCAGCAGACCGGCTTGGGCGAGCTTCTCCACCAGCCGCCGGTACTTCGGCAGCATGCCGGCATGGTGGACGCCGATGCCGTGCCGCACGTAACGCGAGAGGTTCTGGCCGAACTTGGTGCTGAAGCGGAAGTTGCCGATCAGGTCGGCGATCCGTTCCTTCTCCTCACGCGAGCACATGTTGATGCTCATCAGCGCCTGGGCCCGCTCCACCGCCTGCGCCTGGGTGAAGTGCACGATGTAGACGGGCGCCTGCCGGGTGTCCAGCAGGTCGGTGAGCGTCTCCGTCATCGGGGTGTACCGGTACTCGTAGGACAGCGGTACGGGCCGGACCGCCGAGCGGACCACCGCCGTGGGGCGGCCGGTGCGCCGGGCGAGGTCCTTCTCGAAGAAGGACACGTCGCCCAGTGTCGCCGACATGAGCACGAACTGCGCCTGCGGCAGTTCCAGGATGGGGATCTGCCAGGCCCAGCCGCGGTCGCCCTCGGCGTAGAAGTGGAACTCGTCCATGACGACCTGGCCGACGTCCGCCTGCTTGCCGTCGCGCAGCGCGATCGAGGCGAGCACCTCGGCGGTGCAGCAGATGACCGGGGCGTCGGAGTTCACGGACGCGTCGCCGGTGAGCATGCCGACGTTCTCCGTGCCGAAGATCTTGCACAGCTCGAAGAACTTCTCCGACACCAGCGCCTTGATCGGAGCCGTGTAGAAGGTGACCTCGTCGCGGGCGAGGGCCGCGAAGTGCGCAGCCGCGGCGATCATGCTCTTGCCGGAGCCGGTGGGCGTCGAGACGATCACGTTCGCCCCGGAGACCACCTCGATCAGCGCCTCCTCCTGATGGGGGTAGAGCGCCAGACCGCGCTCCTGCGCCCAGGACTCGAAGGCTTCGTAAAGGGCGTCGGGATCTGCGGTCGGCGGCAGCTGATCGATGAGGGTCACGACCCCATCTTGCCTGCCCCCGGTCCTGAGAGGGGAATCGGATGCCGACCCGAAGATCATGGCAGCTACGCTGTGTCGCCGACGGAGCGTCATCGCACCCGGTCAACTGGACAGCGGCACATGAGGGATAGGGCGGGCAAGGGCCATGATGGGACCAGCACACTCACTGTCGGGCGCCGCCGCCTGGCTCGGCGTCGGTGCGGCCGCGGCCGCGGCCGGACACACGATGCCCTGGCCGGTCCTGCTCGCCGGTGCGCTGATCTGCGCCGGCGCCGCGCTCGCGCCGGATCTCGACCACAAGGCCGCCACGATCTCCCGGTCCTTCGGTCCCGTCTCACGCTGGCTGTGCGAGATCGTCGACAAGCTCTCCTACGCCGTCTACAAGTCCACGAGGAAGCAGGGCGACCCGCGCCGCTCCGGTGGGCACCGCACCCTCACGCACACCTGGCTGTGGGCGGTCATGATCGGCGCGGGCGCCTCGGCCCTGGCGATCACCGGTGGCCGCTGGGCGGTGCTGGGGCTGCTCTTCGTGCACATGGTGCTGGCGATCGAGGGCCTGCTGTGGCGGGCCGCCCGGGGCTCCAGCAGCGACGTCCTGGTGTGGCTGCTCGCCGCGACCAGCGCGTGGATCCTGGCCGGTGTCCTGGACAAGCCCGGAAACGGCGCGGACTGGCTGTTCACCCAGCCCGGCCAGGAGTACCTGTGGCTGGGGCTGCCCATCGTGCTCGGCGCCCTGGTCCACGACATCGGGGACGCCTTGACCGTATCGGGCTGTCCGGTGCTGTGGCCCATCCCGATCGGGCGCAAGCGCTGGTACCCGATCGGCCCGCCCAAGGCGATGCGGTTCCGGGCGGGCAGCTGGGTCGAGCTGAAGGTGCTGATGCCCGTGTTCATGGTGCTCGGGGGAGTGGGCGGGGCAGCCGCCCTCAACTACATCTGACCCGCAGCCGCGCCGGGACTGCCGGCCGCGGCACCTGTCGTGGACCCGGCCGTGGACCCGGTGCCGGCCGCGTCCGCTCAGGTCATCTCCCCGCCGTCGCCGTAGCGGCGCTCGAAGCGGGCGACGCGCCCCTCGGTGTCCACGGTGCGCGACTTGCCGGTGTAGAAGGGATGGCTCTCCGAGGAGATCTCCACGTCCACCACCGGGTAGGTCTCGCCGTCGTCCCACTCGATCGTCTGCTCGCTGGTCGCCGTGGACCGGGTCAGGAAGGCGTAGCCGGCGGTGCGGTCGCGGAAGACGACCGGGTGGTAGTCGGGCTGCTGGTCCTGCTGCATGAGTGCTCCTCGTGCGGTAGCGGTGGCGGCGACCTGCGGGAAACGGCCGGGCCGACCTTGCGGGGGTCAGCCGGACAGGGCGTCCTCGTCGACGATGTGCATCGCGGCCTCCTCCGCCGACGCGGCCGCCCCGTCGATGCCCACGTCCGTGGCGACCAGCGCGCTCTCCTCGTCCTCGTGCGCTCCTTCGTCGGGCGCCACGAGCCGGCCGGAGCGGGCGGCTCCGACCTCGTTGTCGAGGAGTTCCCCGTCGGTGCCGTCGCAGTCCCCCAGACCGTCGCCGTCGGGTACGCCGAGGTCGGGGCGCTCCTCCGCGAGCCGCTGGTCCAGGGTCTCCCCCCGGCGGCGCTCCGCGGCGGTCACCCCGTCGTGCTCCACGGCCCAGGGCCGGTCCGGAGGGGACCAGCCGCGGTCGAGCGGGTCGTCGACACCGTCGTCCTCCAGGGTGTCCTCCGCGTCGAGCAGCCCCGCGTCGTCCTGGATGTCGGAGGAGTCGGGCTGGTAGACATCGTCTCCCCATCCGTCGGCGCTGGTCACGGCTACCTCCAGGGGGTGACGGGCCCGTTCTCACCGCGGTCGGCGACGGGCTGCCGCCGCACGGGGCACCGGCCGGTCTCGTCGTGTCTTTCCGGATGGATCCCGACGGTCGCCCGCACGGGTGCCGGTATCCAGCGTTCCACCCCTGATCGGTTCCCCGCAACGCCAGAGCGCTCGCCGCGCCACCGTCCCCGCGGCGAATCGGCAGGCGCGCCGGGCCCGCGACCAGCGAGTGCTCGCGCGGAGCCCGGCGCCCTCGGTGAGGACGGAACCGCTACCGACGGCGGCCGCTCCGGGGGTACCACGGGCGCCTGCCGGTCCCCGTACCGCGGCTGCGGTCGCCCCGGCGCGGCGCGTGCCCCGTCACCCGTGCCACGAACGCCACAGCGCCGCGTAGGCCCCGTCCGCCGCGACGAGCTCCGTATGGCTGCCGAGCTCGCTGATCCGGCCGTTCTCGACTACGGCGATGACGTCGGCGTCGTGCGCGGTGTGCAGACGGTGGGCGATGGCGACCACGGTGCGGCCCTCCAGGACGCGGGCCAGGGACCGCTCGAGGTGGCGTGCGGCGCGGGGGTCGAGCAGCGAGGTCGCCTCGTCCAGGACCAACGTGTGCGGGTCCGCCAGCACCAGCCGGGCCAGCGCGATCTGCTGGGCCTGCGCCGGTGTCAGCAGCACGCCGCCGGAGCCGACCTCGGTGTCGAGACCGTCGTCCAGGGCCTGCGCCCAGCCGTCCGCGTCGACGGCGCCCAGCGCCGCCCACAGTTCGGCGTCCTCGGCGCCGGTACGGGCGAGCCGGAGGTTGTCGCGCAGGGAGCCTACGAAGACGTGGTGCTCCTGGTTGACGAGCGCCACGTGCGAGCGGACGCGTTCGGCGGTCATCCGCGACAGCTCGGCCCCGCCCAGGGTGATCCGGCCGTCGCGGGGCGCGTAGATCCCCGCGAGCAGCCGGCCCAGGGTGGACTTGCCCGCGCCGGACGGGCCGACCAGGGCCAGCCGGGTGCCGGGGGAGACCTCGAGGGACACCTTGCGCAGCACGTCGACGCCCTCCCGGTAGCCGAAGTGGACCTGGTGGGCGAGCACGTCGCGCCCGTCCGGCGCCACCCCGGTGTCCCCGGCGTCCGGCTCGATGTCGCGGACGCCGACGAGGCGCGCCAGCGACACCTGAGCCACCTGGAGCTCGTCGTACCAGCGCAGGATGAGGTTCACGGGGTCGACGAGCATCTGCGCCAGCAGCGCGCCTGTCGTCAACTGACCGACATCGATCCAGCCCTGCAGCACGAACGCCCCGCCGAGCATGAGGACCGAGCCGAGCACGGTGACGTGCACCAAGTTGATCACCGGGAAAAGCACGGACCGCAGCCACAGCGTGTAGCGCTCCCAGGCCGTCCACTGCTGGATCCGCTGCTCCGAAAGAGCGATGCGGCGCTCGCCGAGACGGTGGGCCTCGACGGTGCGGCCCGCGTCCACGGTCTCGGCGAGGGCGGAGGCCACCGACGCGTACCCGGCGGCCTCGGAGCGGTAACCGGCCGGCGCCCGCTTGAAGTACCAGCGGCATCCGGCAACCAGCAGCGGCACCGCGATCAGCACCGCCGGCGCCAGCGGCGGCGAGGTGACCACGAGTCCGCCGAGCAGCAGCAGGGCCCACATCACGCCGATCGTCAGCTGGGGAACGGCCTCCCGCATCGCGTTGGCCAGCCGGTCGATGTCCGTGGTGATGCGGGACAGCAGATCGCCCGTCCCGGCCCGCTCCAGCACGCCGGGCGGCAGCCGGACCGACCGGACGAGGAAGTCCTCGCGCAGGTCGGCCAGCATCCGTTCGCCGAGCATCGCGCCGCGCAGCCGTACCTGCCGTACGAAGGCGGCCTGAACGGCCAGGGCGAGCACGAACAGCGTCGCGGTGAGCCCGAGGTGCAGTTCCCGTGCTCCGTCGGACAACCGCTGCACGGTGTCGCCGAGCAGCCAGGGACCCACCATGGAGGCGACCGTCGCGACCGTGTTGACGAGCAGGAGGAGCAGGAAGGCGCGCCGGTGCCGGCGCAGGAGTTCGGCCACGTAGGCGCGTACGGTCGCGGGTGCCCCGACGGGCAGGGTGTTCGCCGTCGTCGGTGCTGCCGGGTCGTAGGCGGGCGGCGCCACGCCGATCATGCCGTCTCCTCGATCTCTTCGAGCTCGTCGCAGGCGAGCTCGTCGGCTTCCAGGTCCTTCAACACGTCGCTCAGGGCGGCCTTCTCCGTGTTCGGAGCTCTGCCTGCCACGGAGACGGGGCCCGTTCCCCCGGCCGCCTCCTCCTCGGTCTCCCGGGTCACCACGGCCCGGTACCGGGGCTCGGAGAGCAGCAGTTCGCGGTGCGCACCGATCGCGACGGCCTCGCCCTCGTGCACGAGCACGACCCGGTCGGCGCGGTCCAGCAGCAGCGGAGAGGAGGTGAACACGACGGTCGTGCGCCCCTCCCGCAGGTCGCGCACGCTCTCGGCGATCCGGGCCTCGGTGTGCGAGTCGACGGCGGAGGTCGGTTCGTCGAGGACGAGGACCTCGGGGTCCGTGTACAACGAGCGGGCCAGCGCGAGGCGTTGGCGCTGGCCGCCGGAAAGCGACCGGCCGCGTTCGGTGATGCGGGCGTCCATCGGGTCGCCGGCGTCGAACGAGCCCTGGACGAGCGCATCGAGGACGTCTCCGCACTGGGCGGCGGCCAGCGCGGCCTGCGCCTCGACGGCGCCGGAGGCGGGCACGTCGAGCAGGTCGCGCAGTGAACCGGAGAGCAGCACGGGGTCCTTGTCCTGGACGAGGACGGCCGAACGCGCGGAGTCCAGCGGCAGTTCGTCCAGCGGGACACCGCCGAGCAGCACCGACGGGCCGTCCTCCGGGGGGTGTCCGCCGAGGCGTTCCGCCAGTCGTCCGGCGGCGTCCGGGTCGCCGCACACCACGGCGGTCAGCTGTGAGGCCGGGGCGAGGAGACCGGTGGCCGGGTCGTACAGGTCGCCCCTGGGGGCCTCGTCCGGCCGCGACCCGCCGATGTCCTTGGCCCGCTCCAGGGACAGCACGCGCGCGGCCCGGGTCGCCGACGGACGGGAGAACGAGTAGGCCATCGCGATCTCCTCGAAGTGCCTGAGCGGGTAGGTCAGGACCATCACGGAGCTGTACACGGTGACGAGTTCGCCGACGGAGATGCGGCCCTCGTGGGCCAGGTGCACGCCGTAGCAGACGACCGCGATCAGCAGCAGGCCCGGCATCAGCACCTGGATGGCGCTGATCAGCGACCACATGCGTGCGCTGCGCACGGCCGCGTGCCGGACCTCCTGCGACGCGCTGCGGTAGCGGTCCAGGAACAGTTCCTCGCCGCCGATGCCGCGCAGCACCCGCAGGCCGGCCACGGTGTCCGAGGCGAGTTCGGTGGCCCGTCCGGCCTTCTCGCGCTGGAAGTCCGCCCGTTGCGTCGCCCTGGGCAGCAGGGGCAGGACCGCAAGGGCCAGAGCGGGCAGGCCCACGGCGACCACGATGCCGAGCACGGGCTGGTAGACGACCAGGCCGACACAGACCAGCAGCACCGTGATCGCCGCGGCGGTGAAGCGGG
The window above is part of the Streptomyces sp. NBC_00425 genome. Proteins encoded here:
- a CDS encoding ABC transporter ATP-binding protein encodes the protein MIGVAPPAYDPAAPTTANTLPVGAPATVRAYVAELLRRHRRAFLLLLLVNTVATVASMVGPWLLGDTVQRLSDGARELHLGLTATLFVLALAVQAAFVRQVRLRGAMLGERMLADLREDFLVRSVRLPPGVLERAGTGDLLSRITTDIDRLANAMREAVPQLTIGVMWALLLLGGLVVTSPPLAPAVLIAVPLLVAGCRWYFKRAPAGYRSEAAGYASVASALAETVDAGRTVEAHRLGERRIALSEQRIQQWTAWERYTLWLRSVLFPVINLVHVTVLGSVLMLGGAFVLQGWIDVGQLTTGALLAQMLVDPVNLILRWYDELQVAQVSLARLVGVRDIEPDAGDTGVAPDGRDVLAHQVHFGYREGVDVLRKVSLEVSPGTRLALVGPSGAGKSTLGRLLAGIYAPRDGRITLGGAELSRMTAERVRSHVALVNQEHHVFVGSLRDNLRLARTGAEDAELWAALGAVDADGWAQALDDGLDTEVGSGGVLLTPAQAQQIALARLVLADPHTLVLDEATSLLDPRAARHLERSLARVLEGRTVVAIAHRLHTAHDADVIAVVENGRISELGSHTELVAADGAYAALWRSWHG
- a CDS encoding ABC transporter ATP-binding protein, with product MQIQDLPYPDPGVPDVRSGPRFLWWLGRNQLGGQLKALAWGLLHFVAVSAQPFCVGFAIEAVVDRSGTRLALTGGVMALCGAATAIGDTFLHRAAVTNWITAAARVQQLLAHKASHLGSALTRRVAAGEVVAVSTGDVEKIGWFVEAVSRFTAAAITVLLVCVGLVVYQPVLGIVVAVGLPALALAVLPLLPRATQRADFQREKAGRATELASDTVAGLRVLRGIGGEELFLDRYRSASQEVRHAAVRSARMWSLISAIQVLMPGLLLIAVVCYGVHLAHEGRISVGELVTVYSSVMVLTYPLRHFEEIAMAYSFSRPSATRAARVLSLERAKDIGGSRPDEAPRGDLYDPATGLLAPASQLTAVVCGDPDAAGRLAERLGGHPPEDGPSVLLGGVPLDELPLDSARSAVLVQDKDPVLLSGSLRDLLDVPASGAVEAQAALAAAQCGDVLDALVQGSFDAGDPMDARITERGRSLSGGQRQRLALARSLYTDPEVLVLDEPTSAVDSHTEARIAESVRDLREGRTTVVFTSSPLLLDRADRVVLVHEGEAVAIGAHRELLLSEPRYRAVVTRETEEEAAGGTGPVSVAGRAPNTEKAALSDVLKDLEADELACDELEEIEETA